In Nicotiana tabacum cultivar K326 chromosome 17, ASM71507v2, whole genome shotgun sequence, one DNA window encodes the following:
- the LOC107814023 gene encoding potassium transporter 11, translated as MASGVEIDEENNNESKGGMWDLEQKLDQPMDEEAGRLRNMYREKKFSTLLLLRLAYQSLGVVYGDLGTSPLYVYNNTFPHGIDDPEDVIGALSLIIYSLTLIPLLKYVFIVCRANDNGQGGTFALYSLLCRHAKINTIPNQHRTDEELTTYSRSTFHEHSFAAKTKRWLEAYPFRKNALLILVVVGTCMVIGDGILTPAISVLSASGGIKVDHPKMSNDVVVVVAVIILVGLFSLQHYGTDRVGWLFAPVVLLWFLLVGGIGIYNIWKYDSSVLRAFSPVYIYRYFRRRKSEGWTSLGGIMLSITGTEALFADLAHFPVSAIQLAFTVVCFPCLLLAYSGQAAYLMQNKDHVVDAFYRSIPESIYWPVFVIATLAAIVASQATISATFSIIKQALALGCFPRVKVVHTSKKFLGQIYIPDINWILMVLCIAVTAGFKNQSQIGNAYGTAVVIVMLVTTLLMTLIMLLVWHCHWAVVLIFTVLSLVVECTYFSAVLFKLDQGGWVPLVIAAAFLLIMYVWHYGTVKRYEFEMHSKVSMAWILGLGPSLGLVRVPGIGLVYTELASGVPHIFSHFITNLPAIHSVMVFVCVKYLPVYTVPEDERFLVKRIGPKNFHMFRCVARYGYKDLHKKDDDFEKKLFDNLFMFVRLESMMDGCSDSDEYSLYGQQTQHSRDNGSSSTANIELSYSSMDSIAPVKSHPQGNNTITSSGHESGQTEVDEMEFLNNCRDAGVVHILGNTVIRARRESRFYKKLAIDYIYAFLRKICRENSVIFNIPHESLLNVGQIFFV; from the exons AAATTCTCTACATTGTTGTTATTGCGGCTTGCTTATCAGAGTCTTGGGGTGGTGTATGGGGACCTTGGGACATCTCCCTTGTATGTCTACAACAATACATTTCCCCATGGAATTGATGATCCAGAGGATGTCATTGGAGCACTTTCATTAATTATATACTCTCTTACGCTTATCCCTCTCCTCAAGTATGTTTTCATTGTATGTAGAGCAAACGACAATGGCCAAG GTGGGACTTTTGCTCTTTATTCGTTACTTTGTCGACATGCTAAGATAAACACAATTCCAAACCAACACCGAACTGATGAGGAGTTGACAACTTACAGCCGTAGCACATTCCATGAGCATTCATTTGCTGCAAAAACAAAAAGATGGTTGGAGGCATATCCGTTCAGGAAGAATGCACTTCTTATTCTTGTAGTTGTTGGCACTTGCATGGTAATCGGCGATGGAATTCTGACTCCTGCCATTTCAG TTCTTTCAGCTTCTGGTGGGATCAAGGTGGACCATCCGAAGATGAGTAACG ATGTAGTTGTGGTTGTTGCTGTCATTATATTAGTTGGTTTGTTTAGCTTACAACATTATGGCACAGACAGAGTGGGTTGGCTGTTTGCGCCAGTTGTGCTGCTTTGGTTTCTCTTAGTAGGAGGTATTGGCATCTATAATATCTGGAAATATGATAGCTCTGTTTTGCGGGCTTTTTCTCCGGTTTACATATATCGGTATTTTAGAAGGCGAAAAAGTGAAGGTTGGACATCACTGGGAGGGATCATGCTCAGCATTACAG GAACAGAGGCACTTTTTGCTGATCTTGCTCATTTTCCAGTGTCAGCAATACAACTTGCTTTCACGGTCGTTTGTTTCCCATGCCTTCTTCTAGCTTATTCTGGACAAGCAGCATACCTCATGCAAAATAAGGATCATGTTGTTGATGCATTCTATCGATCTATTCCAG AAAGCATATACTGGCCAGTTTTTGTGATTGCAACTCTAGCTGCTATTGTTGCAAGTCAAGCTACCATATCTGCAACGTTTTCCATAATCAAGCAAGCTCTAGCACTTGGCTGTTTTCCGAGAGTCAAGGTTGTACATACATCGAAGAAGTTCTTAGGGCAGATATATATTCCTGATATAAATTGGATCCTTATGGTTCTTTGCATTGCCGTTACTGCTGGATTTAAAAATCAAAGCCAAATAGGCAATGCTTACG GAACAGCGGTCGTGATAGTCATGCTGGTGACGACACTCCTCATGACTTTGATAATGTTACTAGTTTGGCACTGCCATTGGGCTGTTGTTCTTATCTTCACTGTCTTATCTCTGGTGGTTGAATGTACCTACTTCTCTGCAGTATTGTTTAAGCTTGACCAGGGTGGTTGGGTTCCTCTTGTGATTGCTGCAGCTTTTCTTCTCATCATGTATGTATGGCATTATGGAACGGTGAAACGTTACGAATTTGAGATGCACAGCAAGGTATCAATGGCATGGATTCTTGGACTTGGCCCCAGTTTAGGATTGGTACGTGTGCCAGGAATCGGACTTGTGTACACCGAACTAGCTAGTGGAGTGCCACACATCTTTTCTCACTTCATTACCAACCTACCTGCTATACACTCAGTTATGGTATTTGTCTGTGTAAAGTATCTTCCTGTTTACACAGTTCCAGAAGATGAGAGATTCCTTGTGAAACGGATAGGACCAAAGAATTTTCACATGTTTCGATGTGTTGCAAGGTACGGTTACAAAGACCTCCATAAGAAGGATGACGACTTTGAGAAAAAACTCTTTGATAACCTCTTTATGTTTGTTCGACTGGAGTCCATGATGGATGGTTGCTCCGACTCTGATGAATACAGCTTATACGGACAGCAAACACAACATTCGAGAGATAACGGGAGCTCTTCTACTGCAAATATTGAGCTCAGTTATTCATCAATGGACTCGATAGCCCCTGTCAAATCTCATCCTCAGGGAAACAACACAATCACATCCTCAGGACATGAGAGCGGACAGACAGAAGTTGATGAAATGGAATTCTTAAATAATTGTAGAGATGCTGGTGTTGTACACATACTTGGGAACACTGTAATAAGAGCAAGAAGGGAATCCAGGTtttataagaaactagctatagaCTATATATATGCATTTCTTAGGAAAATATGCAGGGAAAATAGTGTCATCTTCAATATACCTCATGAGAGCCTCTTGAATGTTGGACAGATCTTCTTTGTGTAA
- the LOC107814022 gene encoding RAF-like serine/threonine-protein kinase 24, with translation MDRDFGKGMMGQQNNFEQARYSSIETRTEVIGSSNQRFFQDSCSSISADIRPPDFIVPVGARPVNYSFQTGEEFSLEFMRERVNPKQNLIPHGSGGTTGISHTGSESGSDISMIASVGKTRVQHHQRSSTSINEGISNHQAVQTGTRASSRNNNVHGIQSHMSSRSSTSTKLKFLCSFGGRIIPRPSDGKLRYVGGDTHLVRVSKDISWEELRQKMLTIFNNCHTVKYQLPGEDLDALVSVSCDEDLQNMIEECNVLEGDGSQKIRIFLFSNSDLEDSLVGLENIEGDSEMQYVIAVNGMDFGSRRNSVALASTSENNLDEFLSATIAGVNGQVARDLAEADTSDPVIGMPLTNQSAHVGVGVSISSHTFDSNQPGYLGQTVYHGGTEWQPLPSSIPVDSFRGVDGESLVLPSVQLRYNHGYHPPNMQVQYNHGYHPPNSSQVTDNFLVSSGHGYMNWKGDVALEQSYQSSHMNNYETPATVVNLKRDNSSRKLFERSKDHREKEVLEEGKIKIESSLQKINEPEKMCPLECERVVSSNPLDDSTSSHVPRVEVSTFTAVAVAANSVTQSKINDKIQEQVQSSASPEAVQEEKLDRFTEDGFSRSGRTSNAGYGDSETHPLDFSYEQSSIPSRPYRSEWIPREQPGLNRLSRSDDSSASQFIMTHAHSGGTQHIIESVDKLHDGNVAPQTEHVISSGRSLSANQRATAEKGVKFQESIELSVSATEIYTKGAGEVSEANLNKPELKAATYADKVKSGLGDHIITSSNVQAESASGQTELHWGDAAANRAEGNKAAEQIQPLAVKECQVGEAASTERPSVTVGTIEHGSILFDINDRFPRDFLADIFSKAKLMDASPVPVPLHTDGTDLSLNMENHEPKHWSFFQKIAQGDFGRRDVSLMDQDHLSMSSTCANVDDGVSMDSGYHPFQRDGAMIDHMDSQLNIEAEFQQPSPEIVGPDTMDLPSEYKPSQTTYVQSMLYDGELSSKIPESGYQDENQGAQNAGFPPTNLSLGDFDPSSLQIITNEDLEELKELGSGTFGTVYHGKWRGTDVAIKRIKKSCFTGRSSEQERLTVEFWREAEILSKLHHPNVVAFYGVVQDGPGGTLATVAEFMVNGSLRHVLLCKDRHLDRRKRLIIAMDAAFGMEYLHSKNIVHFDLKCDNLLVNLKDPSRPICKVADFGLSKIKRNTLVTGGVRGTLPWMAPELLNGGSNKVSEKVDVFSFGIVLWEILTGEEPYANMHYGAIIGGIVSNTLRPPVPSFCDSEWRMLMEQCWAPDPAIRPSFSEIARRLRAMAAACPTRPQAHPTQNKQPK, from the exons ATGGATAGGGATTTTGGAAAAGGGATGATGGGACAGCAAAATAACTTTGAACAAGCTCGTTATAGCTCTATAGAGACTAGAACAGAGGTCATTGGCTCTTCAAACCAGAGATTTTTCCAGGATTCATGCAGTTCTATCAGTGCAGACATAAGACCACCTGATTTCATTGTACCAGTCGGAGCTAGACCTGTAAACTATTCCTTTCAGACTGGCGAAGAGTTTTCTTTGGAATTTATGCGGGAAAGAGTTAACCCAAAGCAGAACCTCATTCCTCATGGTTCTGGGGGGACTACTGGAATTTCTCATACAGGTTCTGAAAGTGGATCAGATATTTCCATGATTGCCTCAGTTGGAAAAACTCGAGTTCAACATCACCAGAGGTCTAGTACTTCTATAAATGAAGGGATAAGCAACCACCAAGCTGTGCAAACTGGAACTAGAGCCTCATCGAGAAATAACAATGTCCATGGGATTCAAAGCCATATGTCTTCTAGATCTAGTACATCAACAAAGTTGAAGTTTCTGTGCAGTTTTGGTGGTAGAATTATCCCTCGTCCAAGTGATGGGAAACTCAGATATGTTGGAGGTGATACGCACCTCGTCCGTGTAAGCAAGGATATTTCTTGGGAGGAACTCAGGCAAAAGATGTTGACAATATTTAACAATTGTCACACAGTAAAATATCAGCTTCCTGGTGAGGATCTTGATGCATTAGTGTCAGTTTCTTGTGATGAAGACTTGCAGAATATGATAGAGGAATGTAATGTATTAGAAGGTGACGGATCACAAAAAATCCGGATATTTCTCTTTTCTAACAGTGACTTGGAAGATTCTCTGGTTGGTCTGGAAAATATTGAAGGAGATTCAGAGATGCAGTACGTTATTGCTGTCAACGGCATGGACTTTGGTTCGAGAAGAAACTCTGTTGCCCTGGCCAGCACTTCAGAAAATAACCTGGATGAGTTTCTGAGTGCAACAATTGCTGGGGTGAATGGTCAAGTTGCTAGGGATCTAGCAGAGGCTGATACTTCAGATCCAGTCATTGGCATGCCTCTAACAAATCAATCTGCTCATGTAGGGGTAGGGGTGTCAATTTCATCACATACCTTCGACTCAAATCAACCAGGATACTTGGGTCAAACTGTATATCATGGTGGCACTGAATGGCAACCTTTACCTTCTTCCATACCAGTTGACAGCTTCCGAGGTGTAGATGGCGAAAGCCTGGTTCTTCCATCTGTGCAACTGCGGTATAACCATGGTTATCATCCACCCAATATGCAAGTGCAGTACAACCATGGTTATCATCCACCCAACTCTTCACAAGTCACAGATAACTTTCTTGTAAGTTCGGGCCACGGTTACATGAATTGGAAAGGAGACGTGGCTCTTGAGCAGTCTTATCAGAGCTCGCATATGAATAACTATGAGACACCTGCTACAGTAGTAAATCTGAAAAGAGATAACTCTTCTCGGAAGCTGTTCGAACGTAGTAAAGATCATCGAGAGAAGGAAGTGCTTGAGGAGGGAAAGATAAAGATAGAAAGCTCTTTGCAGAAAATAAATGAGCCTGAAAAAATGTGTCCTTTGGAATGCGAAAGAGTTGTTTCCTCAAACCCACTGGATGATTCCACCTCAAGTCACGTTCCTAGAGTTGAAGTGTCGACCTTCACTGCTGTGGCAGTTGCTGCAAATTCTGTTACACAATCTAAAATCAATGACAAGATTCAGGAACAAGTGCAGAGTTCGGCATCTCCTGAAGCTGTTCAGGAAGAAAAACTTGATAGGTTTACTGAAGATGGCTTCTCCAGATCTGGTAGAACTTCAAATGCTGGCTATGGTGACTCAGAGACACATCCACTTGATTTTAGCTACGAACAATCATCAATTCCTTCACGGCCTTATCGTTCTGAATGGATACCCAGGGAACAGCCCGGCCTTAATCGTTTATCTAGATCTGATGATTCATCTGCTTCGCAGTTCATAATGACCCATGCGCACTCTGGAGGCACACAGCACATCATAGAATCAGTAGATAAGTTGCACGACGGGAATGTGGCTCCCCAGACAGAGCATGTTATATCTTCTGGAAGATCTTTGTCTGCTAATCAACGTGCTACTGCAGAGAAAGGGGTAAAATTTCAGGAATCTATAGAGTTAAGTGTCAGTGCCACAGAAATTTATACCAAGGGTGCTGGAGAAGTTTCTGAAGCAAATCTCAATAAGCCTGAGCTGAAAGCTGCAACATATGCAGATAAAGTGAAATCTGGACTAGGTGATCATATCATCACAAGCAGTAATGTCCAGGCTGAGTCTGCTTCTGGGCAGACAGAGCTTCATTGGGGTGATGCAGCTGCAAATAGAGCCGAGGGAAATAAAGCAGCAGAGCAAATACAGCCTTTGGCTGTGAAAGAATGTCAGGTTGGAGAAGCAGCTTCCACAGAGAGGCCCTCTGTCACTGTTGGGACAATTGAGCATGGGAGCATTCTTTTTGACATTAATGACCGCTTTCCCCGTGATTTTCTCGCTGATATATTTTCGAAAGCTAAACTTATGGATGCTTCACCAGTGCCTGTTCCACTACACACTGATGGAACTGATTTGAGCTTGAATATGGAGAACCATGAACCAAAGCACTGGTCCTTTTTTCAAAAGATAGCTCAAGGTGATTTTGGTAGAAGAGATGTCTCTTTGATGGACCAGGATCATCTTAGTATGTCTTCTACCTGTGCAAATGTTGATGATGGGGTGTCTATGGATTCTGGTTATCATCCTTTCCAGCGTGATGGAGCAATGATAGATCATATGGACTCTCAGCTCAATATTGAAGCTGAGTTCCAGCAACCATCACCTGAAATTGTTGGACCAGACACCATGGATTTGCCTTCAGAGTACAAACCTTCTCAAACCACTTACGTTCAAAGTATGCTGTATGATGGTGAATTGAGTTCAAAAATACCTGAATCGGGTTATCAG GATGAGAACCAAGGAGCTCAGAATGCTGGCTTTCCCCCTACCAATCTCTCGCTTGGAGACTTTGATCCTAGCTCCTTGCAG ATTATCACTAATGAAGATCTTGAAGAGTTAAAGGAATTGGGTTCTGGAACATTTGGGACCGTATATCATGGAAAATGGAGAGGGACTGACGTTGCCATCAAGAGAATTAAAAAAAGCTGTTTCACAGGTCGCTCATCAGAGCAGGAGAGATTG ACTGTGGAGTTTTGGCGTGAAGCTGAAATTCTTTCAAAACTACATCATCCCAATGTGGTGGCATTTTATGGTGTTGTGCAAGATGGGCCAGGGGGGACTCTTGCCACAGTAGCAGAATTCATGGTGAATGGTTCTCTTAGACATGTTTTACTTTGCAAGGACAG ACACCTTGATCGTCGCAAGAGGCTCATAATTGCAATGGATGCTGCATTTGGAATGGAATATTTGCACTCAAAGAATATTGTGCATTTTGATCTGAAATGTGACAATTTGCTTGTCAACTTAAAGGATCCTTCTCGACCCATTTGTAAG GTGGCTGATTTCGGACTGtcaaaaataaagagaaataccTTGGTTACTGGTGGTGTCAGGGGAACGCTTCCTTGGATGGCTCCAGAACTATTGAATGGTGGCAGTAACAAGGTTTCTGAGAAG GTCGATGTCTTTTCCTTTGGGATTGTGCTGTGGGAAATCCTTACTGGCGAGGAACCTTATGCTAATATGCACTATGGAGCAATTATAG GTGGTATTGTAAGCAACACATTGAGACCGCCTGTGCCAAGCTTCTGTGACAGTGAGTGGAGAATGCTTATGGAACAATGTTGGGCTCCGGATCCTGCCATCCGCCCATCTTTCAGTGAAATTGCTAGACGGTTACGTGCCATGGCTGCTGCCTGTCCAACAAGACCACAAGCTCATCCAACCCAAAATAAGCAACCCAAGTGA